A genomic window from Sorex araneus isolate mSorAra2 chromosome 2, mSorAra2.pri, whole genome shotgun sequence includes:
- the P2RY1 gene encoding P2Y purinoceptor 1 yields MTEAPWPAGANASDAAWPGAPWANGSAGAGAAAAPFRCALTKTGFQFYYLPAVYILVFVVGFLGNSVAIWMFAFHMKPWSGISVYMFNLALADFLYVLTLPALIFYYFNKTDWIFGDAMCRLQRFIFHLNLYGSILFLTCISAHRYSGVVRPLQSLGRLQKKRAVYVSLLVWAAVAAAVAPILFYSGTGARRNRTVACYDSAADDHLRGYFVYSLCTTVALFCVPLVLILACYGLIVRALVSKDLDNSPLRRKSIYLVIIVLAVFAVSYIPFHVMKTMNLRARLAFQTPEMCAFNDRVYATYQVTRGLASLNSCVDPILYFLAGDTFRRRLSRATRKASRKSEANLQSKSEDMTLNILSEFKQNGDTSL; encoded by the coding sequence ATGACCGAGGCCCCGTGGCCGGCCGGCGCCAACGCCTCGGACGCCGCCTGGCCGGGCGCGCCCTGGGCCAACGGCTCCGCGGGCGCCGGCGCCGCGGCCGCGCCGTTCCGCTGCGCGCTCACCAAGACCGGCTTCCAGTTCTACTACCTGCCCGCCGTGTACATCCTGGTCTTCGTCGTGGGCTTCCTGGGCAACAGCGTGGCCATCTGGATGTTCGCCTTCCACATGAAGCCCTGGAGCGGCATCTCCGTGTACATGTTCAACCTGGCGCTCGCCGACTTCCTCTACGTGCTCACGCTGCCCGCGCTCATCTTCTACTACTTCAACAAGACCGACTGGATCTTCGGCGACGCCATGTGCCGGCTGCAGCGCTTCATCTTCCACCTGAACCTGTACGGCAGCATCCTCTTCCTCACCTGCATCAGCGCGCACCGCTACAGCGGCGTGGTGCGCCCGCTGCAGTCGCTCGGCCGCCTGCAGAAGAAGCGCGCCGTGTACGTGAGCCTGCTGGTCTGGGCCGCCGTGGCCGCCGCCGTCGCGCCCATCCTCTTCTACTCGGGCACGGGCGCGCGCAGGAACCGTACGGTCGCCTGCTACGACTCGGCGGCCGACGACCACCTGCGCGGCTACTTCGTCTACAGCCTCTGCACCACCGTGGCCCTCTTCTGCGTGCCGCTCGTGCTCATCCTGGCCTGCTACGGCCTCATCGTGCGCGCGCTCGTCAGCAAGGACCTGGACAACTCGCCGCTGCGCCGCAAGTCCATCTACCTAGTCATCATCGTGCTGGCCGTCTTCGCCGTGTCCTACATCCCCTTCCACGTCATGAAGACCATGAACCTGCGCGCGCGCCTGGCCTTCCAGACGCCGGAGATGTGCGCCTTCAACGACCGGGTCTACGCCACCTACCAGGTGACCCGGGGGCTGGCCAGCCTCAACAGCTGCGTGGACCCCATCCTCTACTTCCTGGCGGGGGACACGTTTCGCCGCAGGCTCTCACGAGCCACCAGGAAGGCTTCCCGGAAGAGCGAGGCCAACCTGCAGTCCAAGAGCGAGGACATGACCCTCAACATCCTGTCCGAGTTCAAGCAGAACGGGGACACGAGCTTGTGA